The Cellulomonas wangleii genome includes a region encoding these proteins:
- the mnhG gene encoding monovalent cation/H(+) antiporter subunit G — protein MSQDTWGTVADVASIVCLLGGAFFAFAAGVGALRFPDLLSRMHAGTKPQVLGLILVLIGLALRLREGGAVWALVLVAIFQMLTAPVAAHMVGRAGFRTGKVRNDLLVVDELSRDLGETRPGRTPGDD, from the coding sequence ATGAGCCAGGACACGTGGGGCACCGTGGCGGACGTCGCCTCGATCGTCTGCCTGCTGGGCGGCGCGTTCTTCGCGTTCGCCGCCGGGGTCGGCGCCCTGCGCTTCCCCGACCTGCTGTCGCGCATGCACGCCGGCACCAAGCCGCAGGTGCTCGGGCTGATCCTCGTGCTGATCGGCCTGGCGCTGCGCCTGCGCGAGGGCGGGGCCGTGTGGGCCCTGGTGCTCGTCGCGATCTTCCAGATGCTCACCGCACCCGTCGCCGCGCACATGGTCGGCCGGGCGGGCTTCCGCACCGGCAAGGTCCGCAACGACCTGCTGGTGGTCGACGAGCTGTCGCGCGACCTCGGGGAGACGCGCCCCGGCCGGACGCCCGGGGACGACTGA
- a CDS encoding DUF4235 domain-containing protein gives MSDDGNKQSMTAKIVGAGVTLVAAWAVQKLIDAVWTRTKGHKPPSPDSTEPDIKFGEVATAAAISGAAISLSRVLATRGAAKLAGRAARR, from the coding sequence ATGTCGGACGACGGGAACAAGCAGTCGATGACCGCGAAGATCGTGGGCGCGGGGGTCACCCTCGTCGCCGCGTGGGCGGTCCAGAAGCTGATCGACGCGGTCTGGACCAGGACCAAGGGGCACAAGCCGCCGTCGCCGGACTCCACGGAGCCCGACATCAAGTTCGGCGAGGTCGCGACCGCGGCCGCGATCAGCGGTGCCGCGATCTCGCTGTCGCGCGTGCTGGCGACGCGCGGCGCCGCGAAGCTCGCCGGGCGCGCCGCCCGGCGCTGA